One genomic segment of Fusobacterium nucleatum includes these proteins:
- the lpxC gene encoding UDP-3-O-acyl-N-acetylglucosamine deacetylase — translation MKRKTLKNIVEYDGIGLHKGEIIKMKLIPAKSGGIIFRMVNIPEGKNEILLDYRNTFDLTRGTNLKNEHGAMVFTIEHFLSALYVSGITDLVIELNGNELPICDGSAMKFLDLFQESGIVELDEDVEEIIVKEPVFLSKGDKHVIALPYPDGYKLTYAIRFEHTFLKSQLAEFEITEENYRKEIASARTFGFDYEVEYLKQNNLALGGTLENAIVIKKDGVLNPDGLRFDDEFVRHKMLDIIGDLKILNRPIRAHIIAIKAGHLIDIEFAKILDNIK, via the coding sequence ATGAAAAGAAAAACTTTAAAAAATATAGTAGAATATGATGGAATAGGTTTACATAAGGGTGAAATCATAAAAATGAAACTTATTCCTGCTAAATCTGGTGGTATAATTTTTAGGATGGTAAATATACCAGAAGGTAAAAATGAAATACTTTTAGATTATAGAAATACCTTTGATTTAACAAGAGGAACTAACTTAAAAAATGAACATGGAGCTATGGTTTTTACAATAGAACATTTTTTATCAGCTCTATATGTTTCAGGAATAACTGATTTAGTAATTGAATTAAATGGAAATGAACTACCTATCTGTGATGGAAGTGCTATGAAATTCTTAGATTTGTTTCAAGAAAGTGGTATAGTTGAATTAGATGAAGATGTGGAAGAAATCATAGTGAAAGAACCTGTATTTTTGTCTAAGGGAGATAAACATGTAATAGCTCTACCTTATCCTGATGGATATAAATTAACTTATGCTATAAGATTTGAACATACATTTTTGAAATCACAGTTAGCAGAATTTGAAATAACAGAAGAAAATTATAGAAAAGAAATTGCTTCTGCAAGAACTTTTGGTTTTGATTATGAGGTTGAATACTTAAAACAAAATAATCTTGCCTTAGGTGGAACATTAGAAAATGCTATTGTTATAAAAAAAGATGGAGTTTTAAATCCAGATGGTTTAAGATTTGATGATGAATTTGTAAGACATAAAATGCTTGATATTATTGGAGATTTAAAAATTTTAAACAGACCAATAAGAGCACATATTATTGCTATAAAAGCAGGACACCTTATTGATATTGAATTTGCAAAAATTCTTGATAATATAAAATAA
- the lpxA gene encoding acyl-ACP--UDP-N-acetylglucosamine O-acyltransferase, which translates to MVDIHSTAIIEDGAIIEDGVKIGPYCIVGKDVIIKKGTVLQSHVVVEGITEIGENNTIYSFVSIGKANQDLKYKGEPTKTIIGNNNSIREFVTIHRGTDDRWETRIGNGNLLMAYVHIAHDVIIGDDCILANNVTLAGHVVVDSHAIIGGLTPIHQFTRIGSYSMIGGASGVNQDICPFVLAEGNKAIIRGLNSVGLRRRGFSDDEIANLKKAYRILFRQGLQLKDALEELEKDFSEDKNVKYLVDFIKSSDRGIAR; encoded by the coding sequence ATGGTAGATATACATAGCACAGCTATTATAGAAGATGGAGCTATTATAGAAGATGGAGTAAAAATAGGTCCTTACTGTATAGTTGGAAAAGATGTAATAATAAAAAAAGGTACTGTTTTACAATCTCATGTTGTTGTGGAAGGGATAACAGAAATAGGAGAAAATAATACCATTTATTCTTTTGTTTCAATAGGAAAAGCAAATCAAGATTTAAAATATAAGGGTGAACCTACAAAGACTATTATAGGAAATAATAATTCTATAAGAGAGTTTGTAACTATTCACAGAGGTACTGATGACAGATGGGAAACTAGAATAGGAAATGGAAATCTTCTTATGGCTTATGTTCATATTGCTCATGATGTTATTATTGGTGATGATTGTATACTTGCAAATAATGTTACTTTAGCAGGACATGTTGTTGTGGATAGCCATGCAATTATAGGTGGTCTTACTCCTATTCATCAATTCACAAGAATAGGTTCTTATTCTATGATAGGTGGAGCAAGTGGGGTAAATCAAGATATTTGTCCATTTGTTTTAGCTGAAGGTAATAAAGCAATTATTAGAGGCTTAAATAGTGTAGGTTTAAGAAGAAGAGGTTTTTCTGATGATGAAATAGCTAATCTAAAGAAAGCTTACAGAATATTATTTAGACAAGGTTTACAATTGAAAGATGCCTTAGAAGAGCTTGAAAAAGATTTTAGTGAAGATAAAAATGTAAAATATCTAGTAGATTTTATAAAG
- the fabZ gene encoding 3-hydroxyacyl-ACP dehydratase FabZ, with product MLDILEIMKRIPHRYPFLLVDRILEMDKEAQTIKGKKNVTMNEEFFNGHFPGHPIMPGVLIIEGMAQCLGVMVMENFPGKVPYFAAIENAKFKNPVKPGDTLIYDVKVDKVKRNFVKATGKTYVDDVVVAEASFTFVIADM from the coding sequence ATGTTAGATATTTTAGAAATAATGAAAAGGATACCACACAGATACCCATTTTTATTAGTTGATAGAATTCTAGAAATGGATAAGGAAGCACAAACAATAAAAGGGAAAAAGAATGTGACAATGAATGAAGAATTTTTTAATGGCCATTTTCCAGGACACCCAATTATGCCAGGAGTATTAATAATTGAAGGTATGGCACAATGTCTAGGAGTTATGGTTATGGAAAATTTTCCTGGAAAAGTTCCTTATTTTGCAGCAATAGAAAATGCTAAATTCAAAAATCCTGTTAAACCAGGGGATACATTAATTTATGATGTAAAGGTTGATAAAGTAAAAAGAAATTTTGTTAAAGCAACTGGAAAGACTTATGTAGATGATGTAGTAGTTGCAGAAGCAAGTTTTACATTTGTAATAGCAGATATGTAG